The following are encoded in a window of Cryobacterium sp. CG_9.6 genomic DNA:
- a CDS encoding sugar transferase codes for MGLSGQTRTWQRAYAIRLFLTDLLVVVGTVLGSQVLWFGTRRSELSVPLEEMRNFTIGYTLVSLCIIVLWMLALAYFATRDHKIIGTGITEYKRLVDATIRVFGTTAIISFLFKVDLARGYFLTALPIGLVLIVLGRWSWRHWLVSRRREGRYVHRTLVVGERVKSEHVAIGVRRDAGAGLFLVGAITENGTVTEDLIEGVPVLGNFSQILNAIDASRADTVILTGADNYGPRQMRELGWELQSRKVDLIMAPALTDVAGPRIHARPVSGLPLIQVDFPSFEGRRHLAKRTFDVISSGLGLLVISPLLLWIVVAIRRDSAGPAFFFQKRVGLNGNGFRMIKFRSMVTDAEEQLPGLLDQSEGNGVLFKLKADPRITKVGSTLRRLSLDELPQLVNVFLGHMSLVGPRPPLASEVEQYDGWAERRLLVKPGITGLWQVSGRSDLSWDDSIRLDLYYVENWSLLGDVIILYRTVRAVARPNGAY; via the coding sequence GTGGGCCTGAGCGGTCAAACGCGCACCTGGCAGCGCGCCTACGCCATAAGGCTCTTTCTGACCGATCTTCTCGTTGTTGTCGGTACGGTGCTCGGCAGCCAGGTTCTGTGGTTTGGCACACGTCGCTCAGAATTGAGTGTTCCGCTCGAAGAGATGCGTAACTTCACCATTGGGTACACGCTCGTGTCCCTGTGCATCATCGTGCTCTGGATGCTCGCCCTCGCATACTTCGCTACCCGCGACCATAAAATAATCGGAACCGGCATTACCGAATACAAACGGCTCGTAGATGCCACGATTCGGGTCTTTGGCACCACCGCCATCATTTCGTTTCTCTTCAAGGTGGATCTGGCGCGCGGATACTTTCTGACCGCTCTGCCTATCGGGCTTGTCCTCATCGTCCTTGGTCGCTGGTCTTGGCGGCACTGGCTTGTCTCCCGGCGCCGTGAGGGCCGGTATGTGCACCGGACCCTCGTGGTGGGCGAGCGCGTGAAAAGCGAACACGTAGCTATCGGTGTTCGACGTGATGCGGGCGCCGGTCTCTTTCTTGTCGGGGCCATCACAGAGAACGGCACCGTGACCGAAGACCTCATCGAGGGCGTGCCCGTGCTCGGCAATTTCAGTCAAATTCTGAATGCCATTGATGCCTCGCGTGCCGACACCGTTATCTTGACCGGTGCCGACAACTACGGACCCCGTCAAATGCGGGAGCTGGGCTGGGAGCTTCAGTCCCGCAAGGTGGACCTGATTATGGCCCCCGCACTCACCGACGTTGCCGGCCCTCGAATTCACGCACGCCCGGTGTCTGGGCTGCCACTCATCCAGGTTGACTTCCCGTCCTTTGAAGGACGCCGGCACCTGGCGAAGCGTACCTTCGACGTTATTTCCTCCGGGCTCGGTCTTCTCGTGATCAGCCCCCTACTGTTGTGGATCGTCGTCGCCATCCGTCGGGACAGCGCCGGGCCCGCGTTCTTCTTTCAGAAACGTGTCGGCCTGAACGGCAATGGATTCCGAATGATCAAGTTCCGCTCCATGGTGACAGACGCAGAAGAGCAGCTCCCGGGCCTGCTCGACCAATCCGAAGGCAACGGAGTGCTCTTCAAGCTGAAGGCAGACCCACGCATCACCAAGGTTGGCTCCACGCTTCGCCGATTGAGCCTGGACGAACTGCCGCAGCTGGTGAACGTCTTCCTCGGGCACATGTCTCTGGTCGGCCCACGCCCGCCACTCGCGAGCGAAGTGGAACAGTACGACGGCTGGGCCGAGCGCCGCCTCCTGGTGAAGCCCGGTATCACCGGTCTCTGGCAGGTGAGTGGTCGTTCGGACCTTTCATGGGACGACAGCATACGGCTGGACCTCTACTACGTAGAAAACTGGTCCCTTCTTGGGGACGTCATCATCTTGTACCGCACCGTGCGGGCTGTCGCACGACCGAATGGAGCTTACTGA
- a CDS encoding glycosyltransferase family 4 protein — MLNGIEDYDRPRYEPEDRGGKLNFLVASRWNSWKGHATLLAAWDAGVPLGELVILGGPPEMGKPVDVPRLVERMTNRGTVVIGGEVQDIATLVDAADFVVVPSDEPEPFGLVAIEAFARGRAVIGSDGGGLSEIIDDGKTGRVFPLRDPKALRSVLESLDIGQAQAMGSAARDSYLRTYSIEAFNSRFRSFWTEISPAGRAE; from the coding sequence ATGTTGAACGGTATCGAGGACTATGACCGGCCTCGATACGAACCTGAGGACCGGGGCGGCAAGCTAAATTTCTTGGTAGCAAGCAGATGGAATTCTTGGAAGGGGCACGCGACTCTGCTAGCCGCCTGGGATGCTGGCGTTCCCCTTGGTGAGCTTGTCATTTTGGGTGGCCCTCCTGAAATGGGGAAGCCAGTCGATGTTCCACGCCTCGTGGAGCGGATGACAAATCGTGGGACCGTTGTGATTGGCGGTGAGGTACAAGACATCGCGACTTTGGTTGACGCGGCAGATTTTGTTGTGGTGCCTTCTGATGAGCCCGAGCCCTTCGGGCTAGTTGCCATAGAAGCGTTCGCGCGAGGACGGGCCGTTATCGGGAGCGACGGTGGCGGGCTCTCGGAGATCATCGATGATGGCAAAACCGGTCGAGTATTCCCTCTGCGTGACCCCAAGGCACTGAGGTCAGTCTTGGAGAGCCTCGACATTGGACAGGCGCAAGCAATGGGTTCAGCTGCCAGAGATTCCTACCTCCGCACATATTCCATTGAGGCTTTCAACAGCAGATTCAGATCCTT
- a CDS encoding glycosyltransferase, with product MELTEMPSVVIIGTRGYPSYYGGFETAVRKLAPYLVEQGWDVTVYGRHGATSATDPNLDPRVHSKVTRGVERKSLSTLSYGLTACLDAAQQKPDVALVMNVANGFWLPILKARGIPTLINVDGIEWDRAKWGRMAKWMFRTGAKLTARFGTRLVYDSKVIAERWKRDFGTDGAFIPYGGDVPPELPLERGLTHRGYVLVVARFVPENTIPEFLVAAESISQTYQVVIVGSEGYGGPLDAQAAALAKLNPKITWLGHVSDDRRLFSLWQHCGVYFHGHSVGGTNPALVQAMACGAPTVARDTDYNREVLGPSGRFVAPNSIDIWHVISAAMADPKWQSEAIARGRKRIEDTYTWEKVCESYEENLFSLVDAQTNADSDRIQQKSAARLSS from the coding sequence ATGGAGCTTACTGAAATGCCAAGCGTTGTAATCATTGGGACGCGCGGATATCCGAGTTACTACGGTGGTTTTGAAACTGCTGTCAGAAAGCTCGCGCCGTACTTGGTTGAGCAAGGTTGGGACGTCACCGTCTATGGAAGGCACGGAGCGACCAGCGCAACTGATCCCAATCTTGACCCACGTGTGCACTCCAAAGTGACCCGAGGCGTGGAGCGGAAATCGCTCAGCACCCTCTCTTATGGGCTAACAGCCTGTCTTGACGCTGCCCAGCAGAAGCCCGATGTTGCTCTCGTAATGAACGTTGCAAACGGATTCTGGCTCCCTATCTTGAAGGCACGGGGCATCCCCACGCTGATTAACGTAGATGGAATTGAGTGGGACCGCGCAAAGTGGGGTCGGATGGCTAAGTGGATGTTTCGGACTGGCGCCAAACTCACGGCCCGCTTTGGAACGCGTCTAGTGTATGACTCCAAAGTAATCGCGGAACGTTGGAAGCGAGACTTTGGTACAGATGGTGCCTTCATCCCGTATGGAGGCGATGTGCCACCTGAACTGCCGTTGGAGCGCGGTCTAACTCATCGCGGCTACGTGCTCGTCGTAGCGCGATTTGTTCCCGAGAATACAATTCCCGAATTCCTTGTTGCTGCGGAATCGATTTCTCAGACATATCAAGTTGTAATCGTCGGTTCAGAGGGTTACGGCGGGCCACTCGACGCACAGGCTGCAGCCCTTGCAAAGTTGAACCCGAAGATCACCTGGCTTGGTCACGTCAGCGATGACCGCCGTCTCTTTTCTTTATGGCAACACTGTGGCGTCTATTTCCATGGCCACAGCGTTGGCGGCACGAATCCTGCGCTAGTTCAAGCAATGGCGTGTGGAGCACCCACGGTTGCGAGAGACACTGATTACAATCGTGAAGTTCTGGGCCCGTCCGGAAGGTTTGTTGCCCCAAATAGCATCGATATATGGCACGTAATATCAGCTGCGATGGCCGACCCCAAGTGGCAGTCTGAGGCAATTGCGCGCGGGCGCAAACGGATAGAGGACACCTACACATGGGAAAAGGTCTGCGAGTCCTACGAAGAGAATCTCTTTAGCCTCGTGGATGCACAAACGAATGCAGACTCCGATCGAATTCAACAAAAGTCCGCCGCCAGGTTGAGCTCGTGA